ACCGTTGATGAAACGTCCAACGTCTTCATTAATATCTTCTTTTCCGGTCTTAAGATCGGTATTAACGGTCCGACTCTGGATCATGTCCAAGTAGAATTCACCGCCACCGACCAAGCGTTGTCGAGAAAGGATGGAGCTAACCGCTTGCGCGCTTAAGCCGATGGTGTTCACAGTATCATATCGATGTCGTCGAGATGTCGCATCGAGTTTCACTTCGTTGCGCCCCTCTTTTTGGCGATGATAAGAGGCTGTCAGACGGAACGAGTCGATGCCTCCTTCTACTGGAGTTACGAAGTAATTAGCATAGACGAGATTCCGGTTTTGCGGTTCAAAAAAGAATTCATCAAATTCCTGTGGTGCGATTTTATCATACCGCGGGGTTTGCGGTTGTCGCCACATCTGATAGGCGATATTGATAGTGCTGGTGTCGTTGAGTTGATAACCCAATTTTGCATTGGCATCGTAGGCTTTCCAACCCAGTGGACCTTCGGTGTCGATGAGCCATCTCTCAGGGATATTGTCTTTTGACAACTGATTGATCTCATCATAGTTATAGAGTTTTACGCCGCTTGGCATTTCGTTTACGATTTCAAACTTCCGGTTTTTGTAGTGGAGATCGTAACCGTTACCGGAGTTCATATCTCCATAGAATCGTGCACCACCGCCAGCGATGAATCCGAATCTACCCTTATTTCCTGTTACCTCCAACCGACCGAGTCGTTCTTGTGTGGCTGTCGTGTACCGAGCAAGGAGTCGTGGATGTATCTTCCAGGTTTGCTGCGCTGGATTAAGCGGGATCGCTTTCGTAAAGAAACTCACGACCCCCCCCATAGCACCGCTTCCGTATAACATCGAGCTTGAACCAAGTAGCACTTCTGCCCGATCTAACATCTCTGGTCCGATGGTTGCCGTGTATTGGTTTGGTCCCGAACGAAATGTTGAATTATTCAGACGCACCCAATCGACCTGTATCAACGTCTGGTAGCCAGTTAAGCCTCGGAGTAATGGAGAACCTTGTCCGACTGTCGTTTGCTGTGCGCTAACGCCGACGGCATCACGAAGTAGATTGGACGCGTGCTCGGCATTGGTCCGTTCCAATTGTTTGAGGTTAAGAACGGTGATAGCGTTAGGCGTTTTGAAAGGCTCTTTTTCGGCGCGCGTTGCTGTTACCGTGACCTCCTCTACTTCTACAACATCTTCGGTGCACTCTTTTTCCGCCTGCACGTTCGGAATCCAGCTCAGTAATAGACTTAGGGTTATAAAAAGAATAAGGTAGAGCGGTTTTTGCATGGTAGATTTCCTCCTATTTAGTCGTCCTCGTCGTCCTTATCATTGTCGTCATCACGATCATCGTCCTCCTCATCCTCGTTGTCGTCCTCGTCGTCCTCATCATCGTGATCATCATCGTCCTCATCATCCTCGTTGTCGTCTTCGTCGTCCTCATCATCGTCGTCATCCTCACGATCATCGTCATCAATTAATGTGTTCTGTTCTATCGGTTGAACAGGTTGCCCCAGCTGCCCGTCCATTGCCCCTTCATTAATCCAATCAATGAAGAGTTGAATTTGTGCATCAGTCAGCGGAGGACCACCCGGTGGCATTCTTCCAGAGACGATTTCTTCGATAATATCGCTCTCGTCGGGGTTCCCTGGGATAACGACGGGGCCATCTTCTCCACCTTTTTTCAGAGTTTGATATGTGCTGAAGTCTAAATTGTCTGGTCCCCCAGCGACATGGCATCCAGCGAAAGCGCATCTTGCTGTGAGAATCGGTAAGATATCGTTCTGAAAAGAAACACTGGTGACCGCAGATGAGGCAGCTAAGGTAGGAGTTCTGGGACCGGTAACGTCTTCCAATATCTTGGAGGGATTAACACTGTCACACCCAAATATGGAAAATAGAGAACAAGCTGCGAATAGTAAAAATAAAAAGAACCTTTGTGTATTGATAAACATGGTAACTCCTTTTTGATTTTATAACGTGAGCTGCTGTTTGATACAATCAGATTAGCAAATTGTGTGCCACCGCGAATTGGAGTAGAAATGGTGAATTTGGGCACGTTTTCTGCCATAATTTGTGCAATAGTGTTCAT
This genomic interval from Candidatus Poribacteria bacterium contains the following:
- a CDS encoding TonB-dependent receptor, which translates into the protein MQKPLYLILFITLSLLLSWIPNVQAEKECTEDVVEVEEVTVTATRAEKEPFKTPNAITVLNLKQLERTNAEHASNLLRDAVGVSAQQTTVGQGSPLLRGLTGYQTLIQVDWVRLNNSTFRSGPNQYTATIGPEMLDRAEVLLGSSSMLYGSGAMGGVVSFFTKAIPLNPAQQTWKIHPRLLARYTTATQERLGRLEVTGNKGRFGFIAGGGARFYGDMNSGNGYDLHYKNRKFEIVNEMPSGVKLYNYDEINQLSKDNIPERWLIDTEGPLGWKAYDANAKLGYQLNDTSTINIAYQMWRQPQTPRYDKIAPQEFDEFFFEPQNRNLVYANYFVTPVEGGIDSFRLTASYHRQKEGRNEVKLDATSRRHRYDTVNTIGLSAQAVSSILSRQRLVGGGEFYLDMIQSRTVNTDLKTGKEDINEDVGRFINGSQFWDASLYLQDEITVHDRVELTLGGRATFYQTHADLSVRDNAFDAFNVFDSSLTGSAGVVVSLTEHLNFVSNFGTAFRAPSLNDTTAVEVTNEGVTAPSPDLGPETSWTVESGLKAKHAYFHGTLTLFHSRISGLVARKPVQEAYTGETLPQLHQDLIKEYEGIDVLVFDNVDEAEFQGVELAGLVPINPVWSVYGNGALIRGEVLKIGGKTPDPKKPWEARVRREPPLNGIVGVQWEPLNTEYWATFYVRAAAEQGRLNRSDIRDPRMPGKTRDPAEVEFDSNGYAVDAGTPGWWTLNVRGGFQLFDYTHVTLSLENLLDQRYRPHGTGVNAPGFNVSLSLDNRF